In Brachybacterium fresconis, the genomic stretch ACGAACACCTCCGCCGGGCGATTCGGGTGGACGGCGGCGACGACCGACTCCAGGAGCTCCTGGTCCAGTTACCGCTGAGAGCACCGCACGTCCGTGTGCTCCTCGACAGCTGCTCCGCGCTCCTGAGCTGGGACGTGCAGGATGAGACCGCTCGTTACACGGTGTACCGCTCGACCAGGCCGTTCAGCTCCATCCCGGCCGGAACCGTCGTCGCCAGCGATATCTCGGGCGGCGGCTGCTCCGACCGATCCGTACCGGCGGGCGAGCATGTGCACTACGCGGTCGTCGCCACACGTCCCGGTGGGACGCCGTCTCGCCCGGGCCTGACGGACATCGAATGTCTGCCCGCGCCGAACGACCTGCATGCCGAGGCCACGCTCGACGCCGTCGACCTCACCTGGGCCGTGCCGAAGGTCTGCCATTCGGTGGTCATCGAACTCCTCGACGACGCTGGGCGGACGATCCGTCACGAGGCTCCCGGAACGACCTTGCACCGATTCGACGGACTCACAGCCGGTGAGACCTACAGGGTTATCGCGACCGCGCGGTACCTCACGACGGCTGGACCTCGAACGTCAAAGCCTGCGTCGATCACCGTGACCCCACGTGAAGAAGCCCGACCCGTGCTCGATCTCGAGGTGGAGCAAGGATCTCCATCGGGAGGCGACGACAGCTTCGCACGGTGGACGGCGGTCCCCGGGTTCCGAGTGAGTCTCTGGGCTTTTCCGCGAGGGGCCGCCCCCACCGTCGGCCGGCACGTCACGGTGTCGGAAGCGCGATCAGCAGGAGGACGTGAGCTCCGCGCCCCCGTTCGAGCCCCGACTCCCGATCGGTTCGAGGCCCGACTGCCTGGTCTCTCGGGGATAGCGCTCATCACGCCTCTGCTGGAAACGGACTCTTACCTCCTGGTCGGGCAGTCTGCCCTCGCGGGAAGCGCCCCTGCAGTCGATGACGTCCGGACCAGCACGTTCGCGGACCACCTGCGCCTCACCTGGTCGTGGCCCCAGGCGGTCGAGCAGGTAGAAGTCAGTTGGCAGCTCCGAGGCATCACGAGGACTCGATACGTCACCCCATCGCGATACCGCAATGACGGGGGCGTCTATATCGCTGAGCCCACGGAGATCAGCGACATCGCCATCACGACCGTCATCGGAGGCGATGACGAGCAGATCGCCTCCGGGAAGGTGCACGCGACGTACCAGCCACAGAGTTCCGCTTCGCTGAACTACACAACGAAGATCACCCGAAGCCTCATCGGCAGATCCACCGTCCAACTTGTGATAACCGCATCCTCCCCGGTGCCGGCGCCGTGCGCACTCGGTCTCTTCCTGAGCAAGGGCTCGCTTCTGCCGATGGACCCCGGCGCAGGGCAACTGATCCAGCACATCCAGGCCGACTTCCCCGACAGCGGTACGCTCCGGCAAGACGTGGATCTGGGTCGGCTGAGATCTCCGTTCTGGATTCGGCTCTTCTCTCTGGACCCCTCTGGCCCACGCCTCATCGATCCTCCGACCCCCCAGCTGAAAGGCTGACCCATGCCCATCAGTTCGCTCCTCCGCAAACGCTCTGCGTTCTGCCCCCACTGCTATTCGACGGTGCAGCTGAGCAACCTCGGGTATCAGTGCGCGGGCCAGCCTGCCTCGGGGCGGCGCAGCTGCGTCCCCTTCCGGGACCCCCAACGGGATGAGGTCCTGAAAGACGCTGGGCCCGTCATGCCCCCTGTCCTCAGACGAACGTCCGACGGGCGTCACATCATCGACGACCTCGGCAGGCCGCTGCTCGAGACGGGCCCCATTGGGAAGTCGGTCGAGTGCGACCGATGCGGCGGGCGGACGGCCATCTCCATCTGCACCAACTGCCATTCCCTGCTCCCGGAGGAGATGACGGGTGGCGGCGTCTCGATCGGCATCGTGGGAGCTCGAAACTCCGGGAAGACCGTCTGGTTGACCATGCTGGAGCAGCAGCTCCTCACCCGGCTGCCCGGTCGCTTCCACTCGGCGATCGATCATCCCGGGGGGACGGTCGGTCTGGCCGGACAGCTGGTAGAGAATCGCAACCGGATGGAGGAACACAGTGCGCTGCCCGAGCAGACACAGTCCACCGGTGGGCAGAAGAAGACGCCGTCGGTATACAGATGGAAGTACATCAATGGTGGTGCCCGCGTCATCTCGATCTATGACACCGCTGGTGAGGACGTGGCGAACCTCCAGTCAGCCATCAACCAGCAGCACTTGCGTTCCTCGAATGCCATCGTCCTTGTCCTCGACCCGTTCATGTTTCCCGAGAACCGCCGCACGGCGCAGACGAAGGGCATCTCCGACCTGGGGCCGGAAAACGCACACGCAGACGTCATCGATGGGCTCGTCACCGTGCTGCGACAGTCCGAGCAGGGCAGAGGCACCAGTGGTAAGCAGGGCAAGATCTCGACTCCGCTGGCGGTGGTGGTGACAAAGATGGACGCCTTCTGGCAAGGGCTCGACGAGCACAGCCCGCTGCGCAGCCACGGCCAAGACGAGTCGTACTTCGATGACATCGACTCCCGCACCATGCACGATCATCTGCTGTCCCTCATCGACCGCTGGGGAGGCTCCACGCTCATCAACAAGCTGCAGACGGAGTTCGCGACGTTCCGACTCTTCGGCGTTTCCGCTCTGGGGAACGAGCCCGACTACTCCCACGCGCGCCTGGCGTCGACCCTGAGTCCGAGCCGAGTAGCAGATCCCCTGCTCTGGGTGCTGCAGAACGAAGGGTTCCTCCCGAAGCCGCCGAAGTCCACCGAGCGCTGAGGCCAATGTTCGAGACGGCAATCTTCACAGATGTGCGGGCCGAGGAGGCGCTCGACGGACGCAGTGGGTTCAATTTTCAGTCCGCCTCGCCCCGTTTCACAACCGCCGAGCAGCATGTGACCGTTCAGCACATGCTCCACCAGGTCACCTCACCGGAAACAGCTTCGTTATCAGACGGCTCACGGGCAGAGACCTTCTGCTATCGGCCTGTCGATGGACGGCTTTTCTTCTCCCGGGGACATGATCTAGGTGCAACGGCGAGTGGTCGTGGGGGAAACCAGATCACCGAGGTCGCTGTCGCCGACAGTGTCGGGGATTTCGAGCCGTACACGCCCGCCCAGGTCTACGCAGCGCGCACCTGGAACGTGTCGAAGCGACCCTCGAAGATCGCCGAACCGTGGAGCCCCCCGCTCGACATCGACGACAATTTCGAGGCTGACCCACTTCTGACCTGGGTCCTGGACGACGCCGAGCGCCGCCAGTATCTGCCGCAACTCCTCACCGCTTTCGAGGAGAAGATCACCGGGCAATATCCGGGCCCGTTGGTCCTCGTCGCTGGCGACCTCTCATCGCTCGTCCGATGGTTCGCGACATTGTCGCTGCTCTCGAATCAGCAAGCCGTGCGAAGCCTGAGTTTCCGAGCGTTCGACGGGAACCCGCTACGCGGAGGAGCAGACATCATCGGCTGCCGTCCCGAGGTCGGGCGCCGCCTTGAGGCGGGACCATCCATCTGCGACCTCGATAGACTCACCGGAGGGCCCGAACCGCAATCGCTCGCCGTGGAGCGGACGATGGCTCTGCTTCACGAACGAACTGCCTACGAAGCGCTCGACGTCATCTCCTTGGCGCGGCGCTGGGATCCCGTCGTGGGCTCCCGAGCGGCCTTCTGGGCGTCCGAGCTCGTCAATGGGACCCTGCCGGATGCCGCCTTCGTCGGCGGCGAGGATCTCATTGTGAACGTCGTCGACGGGCTTGCGAGCAACGGGTTCACGGACGATCTCGAGACGTACCTGGACGAGTTCGGCGATGCGCTCGCCCGCCTGCCCGAGCACAGCGATGCTGACATCGTCCGTCTCGCACGTAGCGCGAGATTCCTCGCAGGGGGGGCGAATCAGCCTCTCGCCGCTCTGCTGCTCGATGCCAGCGTCAGCCGCGTCACCGCGAGGCCGGAGCAGATCGCGGATTGGTCTGCGGAGCTGCTCGCCACATCCAGCACGCCTTGGCCCGTCGCAGAACTGCCTGCCTCGCACTGGGGTGAGGCCCTGGGAAACCTCGTCCGTGTGGCCGCCACGCCAGATCTTCCCGCTCTGTTCGCTCTCGCCGAGCACCTCCCCCGGGAGTCCCTGGATCACGAGGTCTGGACGGGAGCGGAGCAACGTCTGGTCGAGGCAGCTCTGACCACACCTCGCAGCTTGGAGTCGACCCGCGCCCTCGTGGTGGGCGTGAGGATTCGTGACCGTGTGCGTGAAGCCATCGTGAGGGATCTCGACCTCGCGCTGCGTGACCAGGACGGCCTGCTCGATGGCCATCCCACCTTCGACGCTCTTCGAGGCGGCGGCTGGCAGCCATTGATTGATTCCTCTGCTGAGGACAGTGGGGAGTCCGCATCCGATCTTCGGAGATGGCACCAGCTCACCGCCCTCGCACGGATGCCCGCGAAACAGCGGCGCGACCTGCTCTCTCAGGAGTCCGAGCTCCGACCCGCCCAATGGAAGGCTGCGCTGGCGGGAACCGACCCTCGTGAGGAACGCGACCTGTGGGAGGCCTGGCTCCAGCAGGTAGGGGTCGACCCCGAACGCGGCTTCCAGATCCACGTGCTGGCCGCCGTCGAAAGAGAACTCATGGGCCCGCCCAGCGGGGACCTCAAGAAGTGGAAGCGGCTTCTGAGGAGCCTCGAGCGGCGGCTGCCCCGATCGGCTGCCGACCATGCCGGCCAGCTCATCGACCAGATCGACGCCCGCCGCGACGAACGAGATACCCTCGGCTCGAGAGTCAGATCCTGGGTTCCCGGTCGGAAGGGGGACGACGGTTCCGACAGCGGTGAAGGATCACGTCCGAACGACGGTGGCCGTCGCTCTGGTCGGAGAATTCGATGAGCCCGAGACTCCCACGGAAGGCAAGTTGATGGACGCCCTCATGTTCGGCTTCGGTCAAACGCTCGCTTTGGTGGGCGTCCTATTCGGTGTGTGGACCGTGATCACAAGTCGCCGTTATCACTGGAGGCGACGGAGCCGAGGAATGACATGCGCGGTCCTCGTCGTCCTCGGCTGTCGCCTGAGGGCGTCCGGACGAGGCGCCAACATCGGATCCGAGTTCATTTCCACTGCCCCGAGTACGAGCGCGGTGCACCAGATTCTGACGCCGGAGGCGAACTGACATGTCCCACCGACCCTCCGACCCCGTCACGGAGATCGTGCAATACGGACAGGCCATGCATGATGAGGTGGCGGCTGCGATCCGTATCGCTCGCGACGAAGGTCGTGCCGGAGACCTCATATCGAGCGAGACACGGATGTCCGACGTCCTGCGATCTCTGCGACACCGGCGTGCAGAGATCAACTCGATGGCGCCACAGTACCGAGCAGCAGCCCAGGTAGAACGCTCCCAGATCAACAAGCGAGGTCGCACTGTCGGGCACCTGGTGGGCCGTTCGGGCTTCGGATCTGCCATTCGAGGCGGCATGGAACGGGGCCGCGGCAACGCGCGAGCGCGCCTCGCACAGCAGGAGGCCGATGTCCGGGAGGAAATCGAGAAGCTGAAACTCAGCCTCGCCGACCTGGTCTCGCAGGTCCAGAAAGAGGCCACGTTCATCAAGGAGGCACGGTCGGACCGCCGCTGACCGCCCCTGACACCCCCGCACCTGGTCGACCGAGGAGAACATCCCGATGAGCAATCCTTACAGCCAAGAGCCGCACTCGAGCCCCTACGGCAGTGGAGATCCTGCCCCCGCAGGAGGCAACCCTTACGGAGGCCAGCAGGGGCAGCCCGCACCCCAAGGAGGTCGCACTCTCCCAGCTTTTGTCGACCCGTATCAGCCTCGGGAGCGCCAGCCCCCTTATCTGCCGCCCGTTCCGCTGCACGAACTGGTACAGACGACTTCCTCCCCATCACCGACACAGGCTCCGCAGGCGAACCGTAGTGCCGCTCGCATCTCCGGCCCCTCATCTGCAGCCGCGAAAATCGGTGCCGTCGCCTGCTTGGTCCTCACTCTCCTCCTGCTCATCACACATACAGCAGTGCTCGCACTCGGTGCCACCGCGATCTTCTTCGCCGTGTGTAAGTCGGCCCTGCCCAAGATGTGGGCGGCCAATGCGTTCAACGCCATCCTCCTCTATATCGCGCAGGTCATCGTGCTGGGCATGGTTCTCGGTCTCATCGACATATTCACCGACGGAACCCTGAGGACCACGGTCGGCATGTGGATCCGCGTCGGCTTCGCGGTGCTCTTCCTCGCCAGTGCCGTCACAGCCGGATTTGGCAAGTACTTCCGCATCCCGCTGCAGATCAGAGTGCTCCGCTCCTGAGCGGCAGGGAGATCGGCCGCAGCGCGCCAGGGCGGCACGTAGCCTCGGGGGATGCTCCGCATCGCCACCGCCAACATCAACGGGATCCGCGCGACGCACCGCCGGGGGTTCGGCGACTGGCTGGCCGAGCGGGGCTGCGACATCCTCGCCCTGCAGGAGGTCCGGGCGCAGGTCGACAAGCTCCCCGCCGGTGCATTCGGCGACCGTCACGTCGCCCTCGACACCGGCACGCTCCCCGGCCGCAACGGCGTCGCCGTGCTCACGCGGCACCCGCCTGCGGCGGTCCGGACCTGGAGCGGGACGGCGCTCGTCGGCGCCCCCTCGGTCACGGACAGGCCGATGGCGACGGCCTCCGGCGATATCGCCAGGTCATCTCGCCATCGGCCCGCCGAGGACAGCGATCCGCCCCCATCGGCGCCGGGAACGGCCGAACCGTCGGGTACGGCCGAGCCCTCGGGTGGGGCAGGCATCCGCCCTGACCTCCACCGCGTCCCCTCCCTCGACCACGTCCCGCTCGCCCGCGGTCTCGGCCCCTTCGCCGCCGCGGGACGCTACCTCGAGGTCGATCTCGCCGACGCTCCGCTGACGATCGCCTGCCTCTACCTGCCCAAGGGCGGCCTGCCCGCACATCTGCAGCGACCCGAACGGATGCGCGAGGCTCCCGACGGCGGTGCGCGCTACGCCCGCAAGATGGCCTTCATGGCGGCGTTCTCCCGCTACCTGACCCGGACCCGCCGGGCGGCCGCGGCGGCGGGACGCGAGTTCCTGCTGATGGGCGACCTGAACATCGCCCACACCCGGCAGGATCTCGCGGCCTGGAGGCGGAACCAGAACAACGACGGGTTCCTCCCGGAGGAGCGAGAGTGGTTCGGTCAGCAGCTCTCTCCGCGCACCCTCGTCGACGTGGTGCGGCACCTCCACCCCGACCAGGACGGCCCGTACTCCTGGTGGTCGTGGCTGGGACAGTCCTTCGCGAAGGGTGCGGGCTGGCGACTGGACTACCACCTCGCCACACCCCGCCTCGCGCGCGCCGCGGTGCGCGCCGAGGTGGATCGGGAGGTCCGCGGCCAGCGACTCTCGGACCACTCGCCGGTGGTCGTCGACTACGACTGGCCCTGAGCCCGCACACAGGCGTCACCCGGGGCCCATGACATCCGTCATCACAGCGCACACCCTGCCCTTCGAGGAGGACCTCCCGTACAATGGATCCGCGTGAGTGCCGGTCGGAGCACTCGTCCCGCACCGCCCACGGAGGACCGGAATGCCCGCGCCGCAGCCCGCCGTCCTCCCGGCCGCGCCCGGCACCCCGCTCCCCGCAGCGCCCTCCTCGGATTCCCCGGGGACGGAGGCTTCGCGCCGCCTGCTGGGCGTCGGGCCCGAGCCCCGGGCGCTGACCCTGTGGGGCTCCTCCTCGATGAGCTCCGAGGGCGGGGACGAGTCCACCCCCGTGCCGATCCGCATCCACGAGCACCTCGCCCTCTCCGCGGCGCCCGCGACCGTCCACTCCTTCGGCGTCGGCGCCACCCGCTCCGCGCACACCCTGCTCATGCGCGGGCTGGACACCCCGCGCGTGACCTCGATCGACGAGGGCATCCGGGCCGCCGACGGCACCGTGCAGGTGCCGGTCGCCCTGGACTCCGCGCTCGCCCCGGCCGGGCCGCTGCGCATCCCGGGGTCGGTCGACGGGACGGCGGGCGTGCTGGACGGCAGCAGCGGGACCTGGTTCCTCGCGGTCGACGGCGCGGAGCTCGACCCGGGCGGCACCCTGATCAGCGGCGGGGTCGAGGGGGTCTTCACCTC encodes the following:
- a CDS encoding fibronectin type III domain-containing protein, yielding MDALKAALADLKADPCSESYLSINLPFLFAIPDEATSTAALEQHGRKLAQAYNKSQNLPAAVQLKHLKSILSETGRFEDPSFWSQLSDKRREVIDTRVQDAIRSLQEEAPLGVIASSVATATLRSLGLMEIGVADLTAELGRAGVTVFADLEPPIENVLLPIRNTWERVRKHAEYRTIFHLLALKDGGTVEAARCIDELSIAGRRITPSEVTQSHLRTKTGRDTNAIQDAQKFLAELSRVSDGEQLRQIAYATVWADAAELSARSMPSRLIAESLTNAGLEEFDAHRLAASVRARGTASAPSLSTDAVRGLLAAGLLEEAGRTLGALKEEPDTAAEREQLGLRISELQEAKRDALDAYRRAEDEGDVEVADEHLRRAIRVDGGDDRLQELLVQLPLRAPHVRVLLDSCSALLSWDVQDETARYTVYRSTRPFSSIPAGTVVASDISGGGCSDRSVPAGEHVHYAVVATRPGGTPSRPGLTDIECLPAPNDLHAEATLDAVDLTWAVPKVCHSVVIELLDDAGRTIRHEAPGTTLHRFDGLTAGETYRVIATARYLTTAGPRTSKPASITVTPREEARPVLDLEVEQGSPSGGDDSFARWTAVPGFRVSLWAFPRGAAPTVGRHVTVSEARSAGGRELRAPVRAPTPDRFEARLPGLSGIALITPLLETDSYLLVGQSALAGSAPAVDDVRTSTFADHLRLTWSWPQAVEQVEVSWQLRGITRTRYVTPSRYRNDGGVYIAEPTEISDIAITTVIGGDDEQIASGKVHATYQPQSSASLNYTTKITRSLIGRSTVQLVITASSPVPAPCALGLFLSKGSLLPMDPGAGQLIQHIQADFPDSGTLRQDVDLGRLRSPFWIRLFSLDPSGPRLIDPPTPQLKG
- a CDS encoding exodeoxyribonuclease III — encoded protein: MLRIATANINGIRATHRRGFGDWLAERGCDILALQEVRAQVDKLPAGAFGDRHVALDTGTLPGRNGVAVLTRHPPAAVRTWSGTALVGAPSVTDRPMATASGDIARSSRHRPAEDSDPPPSAPGTAEPSGTAEPSGGAGIRPDLHRVPSLDHVPLARGLGPFAAAGRYLEVDLADAPLTIACLYLPKGGLPAHLQRPERMREAPDGGARYARKMAFMAAFSRYLTRTRRAAAAAGREFLLMGDLNIAHTRQDLAAWRRNQNNDGFLPEEREWFGQQLSPRTLVDVVRHLHPDQDGPYSWWSWLGQSFAKGAGWRLDYHLATPRLARAAVRAEVDREVRGQRLSDHSPVVVDYDWP